A genomic window from Silene latifolia isolate original U9 population chromosome Y, ASM4854445v1, whole genome shotgun sequence includes:
- the LOC141630296 gene encoding uncharacterized protein LOC141630296, translated as MGVLETRIKEKKAKKVIHNKFKAFKVICNYNAHVNGRIWLVWKPTTVDIHPLIIHSQFIHCEVFHHATYTKFHLTMIYASNNARARDDLWHNLRTISTQVHKWILLGDFNVVRDVTERISNTPPNLADILDCNSCLLHCGVADITSTGCEMTWTNKQDIDTIVWSKLDRALTNVEWQLQYPATSAVFLPAGRLKALHKENFNQISQRVHTDRDQLSDCRKAIHEDFSSTDLYEKERELMAPYLALKAAESTILKQKAKLDHISYNDSSSKYFSARIHERQQQQFIGHIKDKDGNERIEDDIAGLIKPIGADEIRASVFSIGSDKSPGPDGFSSAFFKASWDAVGPDYCKAIQAYFKNGRLSKQANATLITLIPKKSVCNTVMDFRPISCCTTFYKTISKILTTRFQNILPHIIGTEQVAFIKGRNIHENIMMSQSLVKCYGRKYLTPRCLVKVDIRKAFDSL; from the exons ATGGGTGTTTTGGAAACCAGAATTAAAGAAAAGAAAGCTAAAAAGGTTATTCATAACAAATTTAAAGCTTTTAAAGTGATTTGCAACTACAATGCTCATGTTAATGGTAGAATTTGGCTTGTTTGGAAACCTACCACTGTGGATATTCATCCCTTGATCATTCACTCCCAGTTCATCCACTGTGAGGTATTTCATCATGCTACCTACACTAAATTTCATCTCACCATGATTTATGCTAGCAATAATGCTAGAGCTCGTGATGATCTTTGGCACAATCTGCGTACTATCAGTACTCAGGTTCATAAGTGGATCCTTCTTGGTGACTTTAATGTTGTTAGGGATGTTACTGAGAGAATTAGTAATACCCCTCCTAATCTTGCTGATATCTTAGATTGCAACTCTTGTCTGCTGCATTGTGGGGTTGCTGATATTACTAGCACTGGTTGTGAGATGACTTGGACTAATAAGCAAGACATTGATACTATTGTCTGGTCAAAATTGGATAGAGCTCTTACTAATGTTGAGTGGCAACTTCAGTATCCTGCCACCTCTGCTGTCTTCCTTCCTGCTGGG AGACTGAAGGCTTTGCATAAGGAGAACTTTAATCAAATTTCTCAAAGAGTCCACACTGATAGAGATCAATTATCTGACTGTCGGAAAGCTATTCATGAAGACTTCTCTTCGACTGACCTCTatgaaaaggaaagagaactcaTGGCTCCCTATCTTGCACTCAAGGCTGCTGAGAGCACTATTTTGAAACAAAAAGCTAAGCTTGATCACATTTCCTATAATGACTCCTCTTCTAAATATTTCTCTGCTAGAATTCATGAAAGACAGCAGCAACAATTTATTGGCCATATTAAAGATAAAGATGGAAATGAGAGAATTG AGGATGATATTGCTGGGCTCATTAAACCCATTGGAGCTGATGAAATTAGAGCTTCTGTGTTTAGTATTGGGTCTGATAAGAGTCCTGGTCCAGATGGCTTCTCTTCTGCTTTCTTTAAGGCTTCCTGGGACGCTGTTGGCCCTGATTACTGCAAAGCTATCCAAGCCTATTTTAAGAATGGCAGACTCAGTAAACAAGCCAATGCCACTCTTATTACTCTCATACCTAAGAAATCAGTTTGCAATACTGTCATGGACTTCCGTCCCATCTCCTGTTGCACCACTTTTTACAAGACTATTAGTAAAATTCTCACAACTAGGTTTCAGAACATTCTTCCTCACATAATTGGTACTGAGCAGGTTGCTTTTATTAAAGGGAGGAACATCCATGAGAATATTATGATGTCTCAGTCCTTGGTTAAGTGTTATGGGAGGAAGTACCTCACCCCAAGATGCTTAGTGAAAGTAGACATAAGAAAAGCTTTTGATTCCCTTTAA